Proteins found in one Brachypodium distachyon strain Bd21 chromosome 5, Brachypodium_distachyon_v3.0, whole genome shotgun sequence genomic segment:
- the LOC100837645 gene encoding thioredoxin-like protein YLS8: MSYLLPHLHSGWAVDQAIMAENERLVMIRFGHDWDETCMQMDEVLAGVAEKIKNFAVTYLVDITEVPDFNTLYELYDPSTVMFFFRNKHIMIDLGTGNNNKINWAMKDKHEFVDIVETVYRGARKGRGLAIAPKDYSTKYRY; the protein is encoded by the coding sequence ATGTCGTACCTGCTGCCGCACCTGCACTCCGGATGGGCGGTGGACCAGGCCATCATGGCCGAGAACGAGCGCCTCGTCATGATCCGCTTCGGCCACGATTGGGACGAGACCTGCATGCAGATGGACGAGGTGCTGGCAGGGGTGGCTGAGAAAATAAAGAACTTCGCGGTAACCTACCTCGTTGACATCACTGAGGTTCCCGACTTCAACACCCTGTACGAGCTCTATGACCCATCGACGGTGATGTTCTTCTTCCGCAACAAGCACATCATGATTGATCTCGGGACgggaaacaacaacaagatcaACTGGGCGATGAAAGACAAGCATGAGTTTGTTGACATTGTAGAGACCGTCTACCGAGGAGCTCGTAAGGGTCGTGGTCTGGCGATTGCTCCCAAGGATTACTCCACCAAATATCGTTACTAA